The Leptidea sinapis chromosome 15, ilLepSina1.1, whole genome shotgun sequence genome window below encodes:
- the LOC126968269 gene encoding band 7 protein AGAP004871-like isoform X3 — MDFGCLDKDSGEVECYLELHCDTGTSCAITIQMPNPDSVGCVERFATFLSFLLVVVTFPFSLFECFKVVQEFERAVIFRLGRVRKGGARGPGLFFVLPCIDTYRKVDLRTVSFDVPPQEVLTRDSVTVAVDAVVYYRIKEPLNAVVRVADYSASTRLLAATTLRNVLGMRDLAQLLSDREAISHMMQANLDEATDPWGVEVERVEIKDVRLPVQLQRAMAAEAEADREARAKIIAAEGEIKASKALREASLVMIDNPMALQLRYLQSLNTISAEKNSTIIFPFPLDFLRTFLGTGTTTTTNTAGPSGIRSSLPM; from the exons ATGGATTTCGGTTGCCTCGACAAGGATTCGGGCGAAGTGGAGTGCTACCTCGAATTac ATTGTGATACGGGCACGTCTTGCGCTATCACAATACAAATGC CAAATCCAGATTCAGTGGGATGCGTGGAAAGATTCGCTACATTTCTATCGTTTCTTCTCGTCGTCGTGACTTTCCCATTTTCATTGTTTGAATGTTTTAAG GTGGTGCAAGAATTTGAGAGAGCTGTCATATTTCGTTTAGGCAGAGTTCGGAAAGGTGGAGCTAGAGGTCCGGGATTATTCTTTGTATTACCGTGCATTGACACATATCGGAAAGTTGACCTGCGAACTGTTTCCTTTGACGTACCACCACAAGAG gtTTTGACCAGAGATTCAGTCACAGTTGCAGTGGATGCGGTTGTTTATTACAGAATTAAAGAGCCTCTTAATGCTGTAGTTAGGGTTGCTGATTACAG TGCGTCAACTCGTCTTTTGGCCGCTACAACTCTGCGAAATGTGCTGGGAATGAGAGACCTGGCACAATTACTATCTGACCGTGAAGCTATAAGTCATATGATGCAAGCCAATTTAGATGAAGCCACTGACCCCTGGGGTGTTGAAGTCGAGAGAGTAGAAAT CAAAGATGTTCGATTACCAGTTCAACTGCAACGTGCTATGGCAGCAGAAGCCGAAGCAGATCGTGAAGCTAGAGCTAAAATAATAGCGGCTGAGGGTGAGATCAAGGCTTCGAAGGCATTGCGTGAAGCTTCGCTTGTTATGATTGACAATCCAATGGCTCTCcag TTGCGGTATCTTCAGTCTCTGAACACCATATCAGCAGAGAAAAACTCCACAATTATATTTCCGTTCCCGTTGGACTTTTTACGAACCTTCCTAGGCACTGGAACGACAACAACGACAAACACAGCGGGACCAAGTGGAATACGATCATCGCTTCCAATGTAG
- the LOC126968269 gene encoding band 7 protein AGAP004871-like isoform X1, with the protein MRTETRSMNTRRDNVPSHCDTGTSCAITIQMPNPDSVGCVERFATFLSFLLVVVTFPFSLFECFKVVQEFERAVIFRLGRVRKGGARGPGLFFVLPCIDTYRKVDLRTVSFDVPPQEVLTRDSVTVAVDAVVYYRIKEPLNAVVRVADYSASTRLLAATTLRNVLGMRDLAQLLSDREAISHMMQANLDEATDPWGVEVERVEIKDVRLPVQLQRAMAAEAEADREARAKIIAAEGEIKASKALREASLVMIDNPMALQLRYLQSLNTISAEKNSTIIFPFPLDFLRTFLGTGTTTTTNTAGPSGIRSSLPM; encoded by the exons ATGCGTACTGAGACTAGATCTATGAATACGAGACGAGATAATGTGCCGAGTC ATTGTGATACGGGCACGTCTTGCGCTATCACAATACAAATGC CAAATCCAGATTCAGTGGGATGCGTGGAAAGATTCGCTACATTTCTATCGTTTCTTCTCGTCGTCGTGACTTTCCCATTTTCATTGTTTGAATGTTTTAAG GTGGTGCAAGAATTTGAGAGAGCTGTCATATTTCGTTTAGGCAGAGTTCGGAAAGGTGGAGCTAGAGGTCCGGGATTATTCTTTGTATTACCGTGCATTGACACATATCGGAAAGTTGACCTGCGAACTGTTTCCTTTGACGTACCACCACAAGAG gtTTTGACCAGAGATTCAGTCACAGTTGCAGTGGATGCGGTTGTTTATTACAGAATTAAAGAGCCTCTTAATGCTGTAGTTAGGGTTGCTGATTACAG TGCGTCAACTCGTCTTTTGGCCGCTACAACTCTGCGAAATGTGCTGGGAATGAGAGACCTGGCACAATTACTATCTGACCGTGAAGCTATAAGTCATATGATGCAAGCCAATTTAGATGAAGCCACTGACCCCTGGGGTGTTGAAGTCGAGAGAGTAGAAAT CAAAGATGTTCGATTACCAGTTCAACTGCAACGTGCTATGGCAGCAGAAGCCGAAGCAGATCGTGAAGCTAGAGCTAAAATAATAGCGGCTGAGGGTGAGATCAAGGCTTCGAAGGCATTGCGTGAAGCTTCGCTTGTTATGATTGACAATCCAATGGCTCTCcag TTGCGGTATCTTCAGTCTCTGAACACCATATCAGCAGAGAAAAACTCCACAATTATATTTCCGTTCCCGTTGGACTTTTTACGAACCTTCCTAGGCACTGGAACGACAACAACGACAAACACAGCGGGACCAAGTGGAATACGATCATCGCTTCCAATGTAG
- the LOC126968269 gene encoding band 7 protein AGAP004871-like isoform X2 produces MRYTPLCTIHMDFGCLDKDSGEVECYLELPNPDSVGCVERFATFLSFLLVVVTFPFSLFECFKVVQEFERAVIFRLGRVRKGGARGPGLFFVLPCIDTYRKVDLRTVSFDVPPQEVLTRDSVTVAVDAVVYYRIKEPLNAVVRVADYSASTRLLAATTLRNVLGMRDLAQLLSDREAISHMMQANLDEATDPWGVEVERVEIKDVRLPVQLQRAMAAEAEADREARAKIIAAEGEIKASKALREASLVMIDNPMALQLRYLQSLNTISAEKNSTIIFPFPLDFLRTFLGTGTTTTTNTAGPSGIRSSLPM; encoded by the exons ATGCGATATACGCCGCTTTGCACGATACACATGGATTTCGGTTGCCTCGACAAGGATTCGGGCGAAGTGGAGTGCTACCTCGAATTac CAAATCCAGATTCAGTGGGATGCGTGGAAAGATTCGCTACATTTCTATCGTTTCTTCTCGTCGTCGTGACTTTCCCATTTTCATTGTTTGAATGTTTTAAG GTGGTGCAAGAATTTGAGAGAGCTGTCATATTTCGTTTAGGCAGAGTTCGGAAAGGTGGAGCTAGAGGTCCGGGATTATTCTTTGTATTACCGTGCATTGACACATATCGGAAAGTTGACCTGCGAACTGTTTCCTTTGACGTACCACCACAAGAG gtTTTGACCAGAGATTCAGTCACAGTTGCAGTGGATGCGGTTGTTTATTACAGAATTAAAGAGCCTCTTAATGCTGTAGTTAGGGTTGCTGATTACAG TGCGTCAACTCGTCTTTTGGCCGCTACAACTCTGCGAAATGTGCTGGGAATGAGAGACCTGGCACAATTACTATCTGACCGTGAAGCTATAAGTCATATGATGCAAGCCAATTTAGATGAAGCCACTGACCCCTGGGGTGTTGAAGTCGAGAGAGTAGAAAT CAAAGATGTTCGATTACCAGTTCAACTGCAACGTGCTATGGCAGCAGAAGCCGAAGCAGATCGTGAAGCTAGAGCTAAAATAATAGCGGCTGAGGGTGAGATCAAGGCTTCGAAGGCATTGCGTGAAGCTTCGCTTGTTATGATTGACAATCCAATGGCTCTCcag TTGCGGTATCTTCAGTCTCTGAACACCATATCAGCAGAGAAAAACTCCACAATTATATTTCCGTTCCCGTTGGACTTTTTACGAACCTTCCTAGGCACTGGAACGACAACAACGACAAACACAGCGGGACCAAGTGGAATACGATCATCGCTTCCAATGTAG
- the LOC126968271 gene encoding band 7 protein AGAP004871-like, whose amino-acid sequence MTNTPQSKIDLTEYHKQTLIEKIFKVFAILLILLFPIAILFCFKVVKQYKRAVVLRFGRVRSDSPAGPGIIWLVPCTDSVEFIDLRTQSFNLPPQEILTKDSVTVTVDAVVYFHVTNPLKSLLNVQSHKRATELLSVAILRNYLGQYTLAELLSSRVAISDNVKLMIDKGTIEWGVQVQRVEIKNVLLPFELQKAMAAEAEGTRIAKAKIIEAEGEIKTAENLKEASQVIMENPKAMLLRYLQTLNSIASQQTTSILFPFPMDLPSSH is encoded by the exons ATGACAAACACTCCCCAATCTAAAATAGATCTCACAG AATATCATAAACAAACGCTCATAGAAAAGATTTTCAAAGTTTTTGCAAtacttcttattttattatttcccattgcAATATTATTTTGCTTCAAG GTTGTAAAACAATACAAAAGAGCGGTTGTTTTACGTTTTGGTCGTGTCAGGAGTGACTCCCCCGCCGGGCCTGGGATCATATGGCTCGTGCCTTGTACTGATAGTGTGGAGTTCATTGATTTAAGAACACAATCCTTCAACCTACCGCCACAAGAA ATTCTCACTAAGGATTCAGTAACAGTGACTGTCGATGCTGTCGTATACTTCCATGTTACGAACCCACTGAAGAGTTTACTAAACGTACAATCACACAa ACGTGCTACAGAATTATTGTCAGTTGCAATATTGAGAAATTACTTGGGTCAATACACATTAGCCGAGTTGCTATCGTCAAGAGTAGCAATTAGTGATAATGTTAAATTGATGATCGATAAAGGAACAATTGAATGGGGCGTTCAAGTTCAACGAGTAGAAAT AAAAAATGTATTGCTACCTTTTGAACTTCAAAAGGCAATGGCGGCAGAAGCCGAAGGAACTCGTATAGCTAAAGCGAAAATAATTGAAGCTGAAGGAGAAATCAAAACAGCTGAAAATCTAAAAGAAGCATCGCAAGTTATAATGGAAAATCCAAAAGCAATGCTC CTGAGATATTTACAAACACTTAATTCTATCGCATCCCAACAAACAACTTCGATACTATTCCCATTTCCAATGGATCTTCCAAGCTCACATTGA